A window of Thermodesulfovibrionales bacterium genomic DNA:
CAGGTCTTTGAAGAAGGACGGAGAAAACTGAAGGAAAGATTGAGGGAGGTTTTTAAAGAATTTAATATAGATAGTATCAGTGAAGAAAGAAAAGAAGAGATCTTGCAATTCTTGCTTTCTTCGCCTGGTATAGTCACCTCGGTACTTGAAAGGATGGATATTGCAGAAGAGATTGAGAGGATAGAGAGCCATATTTCTCAATTTAAAAAAGCAATGGAATTTAAGGAAGCTGTTGGTAAAAGACTCGATTTTATCATTCAGGAGATACTGAGAGAGTTTAACACCATAGGAGCTAAATCCACTAATTCAGAGCTCCGTACTCTTGTTATAGAGGCAAAGACAGAGATAGAGAGACTAAGGGAGCAGGTGCAGAACATAGAATGATGCAGAAATGGTTGGAGGTGAAGGTATGAAAAAAGGTGCAGGACACATACTTGTTAATATAGGTTTTGGAAATGTTGTATCAGCTCAGAGAGTGGTTGCAATTGTTTCCCCGGATTCATCGCCTATGAAAAGATTGAGAGAGGAGGCCAAGAAAAAGGGCAAACTCATTGATGCAACAGAGGGCAGGAAGACACGTGCAATAATAATAACCGACAGCGACCATGTAATCCTTTCAGCACTCCAGACAGAGACCATCACACAGAGATTTTCCGGAGATATAGTTGAACAACCAAGTGATAATGACTATGCTTACAGAGAGGAGGCTTCAGGCGGGAGTTAGTCCCGTATATAAAGATGAAATTGAGAGGCAATCTCATAGTTGTATCAGCTCCTTCAGGAGCAGGCAAGACAACACTCTGCAGCGCAGTTCTTAAAAGTCTCG
This region includes:
- a CDS encoding DUF370 domain-containing protein; the protein is MKKGAGHILVNIGFGNVVSAQRVVAIVSPDSSPMKRLREEAKKKGKLIDATEGRKTRAIIITDSDHVILSALQTETITQRFSGDIVEQPSDNDYAYREEASGGS